In Rheinheimera sp. MM224, one DNA window encodes the following:
- a CDS encoding 2OG-Fe(II) oxygenase, with product MWLNKQQIIPSALRAYRKALVRSTPHHVVIDGLFDPTKLDEVADVLQQEQQWKTQKHSYSALYVNNETWQETPDTERFVQRDLWQRPLQTPEDSKSTTALAFLQFLRGDEFMSLLSKIFDVRITDINVAEPEINTNFFRLSARDFVNQHADDSPGREVCMLLYLNKDWQQGDGGELIFMGEADKPIAIAPVYNRCVLFDPSSEGSEHWVKALASEADAVYRYNLTSWYWSE from the coding sequence ATGTGGCTGAATAAACAGCAAATTATCCCTTCAGCCCTCCGGGCTTACCGAAAGGCTTTAGTGCGATCAACACCGCATCATGTCGTAATTGATGGTTTATTTGATCCAACCAAACTCGACGAAGTTGCTGATGTTTTACAGCAAGAACAACAGTGGAAAACGCAAAAACACAGCTACTCAGCGCTCTATGTGAATAATGAGACATGGCAAGAAACGCCTGATACAGAACGTTTTGTACAGCGGGATCTTTGGCAGCGCCCTCTGCAAACTCCTGAAGACAGCAAGTCAACTACTGCGCTGGCATTTCTACAATTCTTACGTGGTGACGAATTTATGTCGTTGTTATCTAAGATTTTTGATGTGCGAATCACGGACATCAATGTAGCCGAGCCTGAAATTAACACTAACTTTTTTCGCTTAAGCGCCAGAGATTTTGTTAATCAGCATGCGGATGACTCACCGGGCCGGGAGGTCTGTATGCTGTTGTATCTCAATAAAGACTGGCAACAGGGTGATGGGGGTGAACTGATTTTTATGGGCGAAGCAGATAAACCCATTGCTATAGCGCCTGTCTACAATCGCTGCGTATTGTTTGATCCTTCATCAGAAGGTTCAGAGCATTGGGTCAAGGCTTTGGCTAGCGAAGCTGATGCTGTGTATCGTTATAACCTGACTAGTTGGTATTGGTCGGAGTGA
- a CDS encoding CLCA_X family protein gives MADLIPRIQQAYFRNGPQHRSGADVSFLDIVKIFGFQSIKIGRWVTAAEQQLAANLFFDALSDLMLLLQVPEQVISLNQSLSLNFGIGGQQGSCAFYQPQGRLLALAKNAGGGSLAHEWFHAFDHYICSKLFTDELPASAFASSSWLNNAAVSPHPLNQYLDQSFAALFLSVSGSEPNNYVKTSAAFDQSHGIYYYAKPEELAARAFEHMLQQQQLKNSFLVSGTLKSKAAKAGLYPDSALSTLLAQHWLGYFSLLGRALR, from the coding sequence ATGGCTGATTTAATACCCCGCATACAGCAAGCCTATTTTCGTAACGGTCCGCAGCACAGATCCGGCGCCGACGTCAGCTTTTTGGATATAGTAAAAATTTTTGGTTTCCAAAGCATTAAAATTGGCCGCTGGGTCACAGCCGCCGAACAGCAACTGGCTGCTAACCTGTTTTTTGACGCTTTATCTGACCTGATGCTGCTGTTACAGGTGCCGGAACAAGTGATTTCACTGAACCAAAGCCTAAGCCTTAATTTTGGTATAGGTGGTCAACAAGGCAGCTGTGCTTTTTATCAGCCTCAGGGGCGTTTATTGGCTCTGGCCAAAAATGCCGGCGGAGGCAGTCTGGCGCATGAGTGGTTTCACGCCTTTGATCATTATATTTGCAGCAAATTATTTACCGATGAGCTTCCTGCTTCCGCTTTTGCCAGTTCCAGTTGGCTGAATAATGCGGCAGTTTCCCCTCACCCGCTGAATCAGTATCTGGATCAAAGCTTTGCGGCGCTGTTTTTATCCGTCAGTGGCTCGGAACCGAATAACTACGTCAAAACTTCTGCCGCCTTTGATCAAAGCCATGGCATTTATTATTACGCCAAACCGGAAGAACTGGCCGCACGGGCTTTTGAACATATGCTGCAACAGCAACAGCTTAAAAACAGCTTTTTAGTCAGCGGTACCTTAAAAAGCAAAGCAGCTAAAGCGGGTTTATACCCGGACTCCGCTTTGTCTACTTTATTAGCCCAACACTGGCTCGGCTATTTTTCTTTGCTGGGCCGCGCACTGCGTTAA